A part of Aegilops tauschii subsp. strangulata cultivar AL8/78 chromosome 2, Aet v6.0, whole genome shotgun sequence genomic DNA contains:
- the LOC141041394 gene encoding uncharacterized protein, with protein MATNSPLSRTPPNPIPRVLLSLARTLALHSSLAAATSGARSWQSQAGILPSSSHPTVVNPSPATTLYNTSPSLPWRQIEPTRPVRGQIRHRYSGPSGSTPSSSWIRASSCGLVCLPGRATGFCYVSQSGVGARAQQCVAALVLGAVVLLSALFWLPPFAGRGGRGPPPGAQDPFTDGFTDDIVASFRLQKNVSELRGNMSKLVLDICAEVGVPNSIVCPHHIFYFTVLIRSSTSVDRCLNAMFPLSWPRSSKEMTAMFSFGLVLLEIITGKRAVLSDEPDEDDETLVSWITSSMEPPPLVKLGAKSEELLFASPRLAQAKSSGCKQIFLSALSLVSTLAFIANNTRMLHN; from the exons CAAACTCCCCTCTCTCTCGAACCCCACCCAACCCCATCCCTCGTGTCCTCCTCTCTCTCGCGCGAACCCTAGCGCTGCACTCCTCCCTTGCCGCCGCCACCTCCGGCGCCCGGTCCTGGCAATCTCAGGCGGGAATCCTGCCGTCCTCCTCTCACCCCACCGTCGTCAATCCTTCCCCGGCCACCACTCTGTACAACACATCTCCCTCTCTCCCATGGCGCCAGATCGAGCCGACGAGGCCAGTCCGCGGCCAGATCCGCCACCGCTACAGCGGGCCTTCCGGATCCACACCGTCGTCGAGCTGGATCCGCGCCTCGTCGTGCGGCCTCGTCTgcctccccggccgcgccacGGGCTTCTGCTACGTCTCCCAGTCCGGCGTCGGCGCACGTGCCCAGCAATGCGTGGCGGCGCTCGTGCTGGGTGCGGTCGTGCTGCTGTCCGCGCTCTTCTGGCTGCCGCCCTTCGCGGGCCGCGGCGGGAGGGGCCCGCCGCCCGGCGCGCAGGATCCCTTCACCGACGGGTTCACAG ATGATATAGTGGCAAGTTTTAGGCTGCAGAAGAATGTTTCCGAGCTCAGGGGAAACATGTCCAAGCTCGTACTGGACATCTGTGCGGAAGTCGGTGTCCCTAACTCCATTGTATGCCCCCACCACATCTTTTATTTCACTGTATTGATACGTTCTTCCACAAGTGTTGACCGATGCTTGAATGCCATGTTTCCCCTGAGCTGGCCAAGATCTAGCAAGGAGATGACAGCCATGTTTTCCTTCGGCCTCGTGCTTCTGGAGATCATCACTGGCAAGAGAGCGGTCCTGTCCGACGAGCCCGACGAGGACGACGAGACTCTGGTCTCTTGG ATCACTA GTTCCATGGAGCCCCCTCCCCTCGTCAAGCTCGGCGCCAAGAGCGAGGAGCTGCTcttcgcctcgcctcgcctcgcacAAGCGAAGTCGTCAGGTTGCAAGCAAATATTCCTGTCCGCTCTTTCACTAGTGTCGACCCTTGCTTTCATTGCTAATAATACACGCATGCTCCACAACTAA